A region of the Rhinoraja longicauda isolate Sanriku21f chromosome 36, sRhiLon1.1, whole genome shotgun sequence genome:
GTCCAGAGAAGGTTTTAAGTTTGAAATGCATATCAGTGAGGGGTTTATTTTCCCCTCGGAGGTTAACTTCAGGAGATATCATGGTGGAGCAACATTGTAAGCTGATAACTATATCTCCAACAGCTTCAATAAACGCGAAGAGCTTCCAGGAGTAGGGAAGATTTACATCAAGCTCGGTCCTCAAGTTGTAGACCCTGTGCTTGTTCCCACTCCACCGTGCCTAATAGTCATCCAGGGAGTCCGGGTAGGGAAGCATTAGCCCACGCTCCTTAGACGCCCGAATCTTCAGCTTGTCCGCTCTGCTCCTGGCATCCTTCTCCTGGCGCAGCTCCGCCAGGATGTTCTCGATGGTCACTCGCTGGAGAGTGGATGCACTCTCCTTATCCAGATCctgaaagagatgctgcctgttattgGCAACCTCAGCAAGGGCAGGGCACTTGCCATGTATCAGCACGCAACATCTCCAGgggtgaaatagacaatagacaataggtgcaggaggaggccattcggcccttcgagccagcaccgccattcaatgtgatcatggacgatcattcacaatcagtaccccgttcctgccctctccccataccccctgactccgctatcattaagagaccCAAAAGGACCAGCGCCCCAAAAGgtgagatagggcggcacggtggcgcagcggtagagttgctgccttacggcgattCCAGTGCGAGAGTcctgggctcgatcccgactacgggtgctgtctgtacggagtttgtacattctccccgtgacctgcgtgggttttctccgagatcttgagtttcctcccacactccaaagacgtgcatgtttgccaatcattggcttggtataaatgcaaatcgtccctggtgtgtaggatagtattaatgtgcagggttcgctggtcggtgcagactcggtgggcctgtttccatactgtatcccaTAGCCTACAGATGTCTTACCCATCACAAAGTTGTCTCCCCTTACTagctaagttttagtttagtttagtttagagatacagcgcagactttgtgccgaccagcggtgCCCGCACACGAACACCAACCGACGCACACGAACACCAACCGACGCACACGAGgtaaaatttacaattttcaccaaaccaattagcctacaaacctggacgtctttggagtgcggcaggtaactggagctcctggataaAAGTCCATGCAGgtgaaacccacacgatcacagggagaacgtgcaaactctttgcagacagcacccaaggccaggattgaaACCAGGTTACCAGCACGGAGCCAGCGGTTCCACCAGCTGCATCACGGTGCCGCCCACCGTACCCAAATACCGGTGGTCTACGTGTGGTGCACCGATGCACATTGCAGATAAGAAGCAAGCCCAATCAGTTGGAGTCTAATGAATTAGCATTGTTGTTGGTACATACAAGGGGGAccttgtttagattagtttggagatacagcacagaaagacaatagacaataggtgcaggaggaggccattcggcccttcgagacagcaccgccattcaatgtgatcatggctgatcattctcaatcagtaccccgttcctgcattctccccgtaccccctgactccgctatccttaggagctctatccagctctcccttgaatgcattcagagaattggcctccactgccttctgaggcagagaattccacagattcacaactctctgactgaaaaggttttccgttctaaatggcctaccccttattcttaaactgtggcccctatgggaaacaagcccttcggggcactgagtccacactgaccagcaaaccccactcgccaacactatcctacgcacaatagggacaatttacaattataccaagcataTTAACTGATAAACAGGCATgcacttggaatgtgggaggaaatcagagatggCGGAAAACACccactgtacaaactccgtacagacagcacccgtagtcaggattgaacccaggtccctggggcTGCAAAGCAGCgacactactgctgcgccaccgtgctgccccaaatacATTCGGCTCTTTGTACACAGGCGTTCCTAATCTCTAGAAAGAGGAGCAAAGTGGTTCTAGCAACATAGACCACGGGAAGGGGTGAGTCACATCAACCGTTGTGAATAAAACAGTGCAGACTTACAATCTCTCCCACCAGGACAACATTCTCGCCCCTCACGATGAATATTCCACGAGGGATGTCTCCGTACTTTTGGCCCACGTAAATCCGTTCCAGAGTCTGGTGGAGCACCAAATTAGCTGTGGGGTTTCAATAAGTCAGGGAGTTAAGGTCTGTGAGGCAGTCACAAAATCATCTGAAATATTGAATAAATATTCCATTCATCTGAATGAATGTTTATATATACAttggaacagatagggtgaatgcacagggtcttttacctataagagaggaatcaagaaccagacgatataggttcaaagtgagaggggaaagatttaagaggaactagaccgtggacccattgagcccaaacttctcctgcatcggtgcagcaccctctcctccccttcttccccccaccccacccccccactccatcccccacaaccccccttatcctccctccctccccccctaggagatagatttaaactttaaaatgtgaataacttaaaaaatataacaccgatttcaatgaaacttcttccattagcaccaaagggacgacggtgagtaaggtgggcctagaattgtcacgctatcgtgtaccgttttggctgtagttcaggaacaaacaaacaaacaaacgttttagtatatagatcgaTGTGTGGGAGAGTCGTtttacagagggttgtgggtgcctggaacaaatTGCCATGGGTGCTGGTTGCCATGGGTGCtttgagttttagtatacagatagattgaagagaaaacccacacggtcactgggagaacagacaaactctgtCCGGACGGCATCCGTAGTCTTatagacttatagacaataggtgcaggaggaggccattcggcccttcgacccagcaccaccattcaatgtgatcatggctgatcattctcaatcagtactccgttcctgcattctccccacaccccctgactccgctatcctcaagagctctatctagatcgaacccgggtcttggggtgctgcaagcactgtaaggcagcaactctaacgctgcgccaccgtgccgccaatgccTCGGACAATGTTCGTGGTCTGGAAGCCTCCACCTGAAGGGAAGGTGGGGGCGGTTGTCCGGCCACGGGCAGAGATGGAGCCCGCCAGGCGTTGGGATGCAACTGTCACTCACCAAACTGATCGATGCTCCTCAGGAATCCGATCAAGGTCCGTCCATCACGCAGCAGCACCAGGTGTTTCTCTGCAACGCGGTGAGAATGACAATACGGtcaatccctcccctctccatacgCCCACATCCCACTGGGGTGTCCCGTGGAAAACAGGGCATCCCAGACCCTTGGACAAGCCGCCAGCCCGCGCCAACGAGAAACAACCAAACCAGACTCTGCGCCAGTCCTACCGAGCCTCTGAACCCAAGGGTGCCTCCATCTGAGCTTCAGAGATGCTCCAACACACTCCTTTCACCACCTCCCCAAGCTCCTCCCTGGACAATCCCAAGTGATCTCACCTATCGTTGCCAGTTTTCCTGCACCTTCCACATCTTCCGGCACCTTGGAATTTCCAGgagacccccccacccctcgccaTCCACATCCCCAACCAAGTTCACAACTCATTTCCACCCCAGATCCCACCAACATCCACGCAGCACGACTTTAGTCCCTCCCTCACGTCACTAAGGAACAGA
Encoded here:
- the lsm1 gene encoding U6 snRNA-associated Sm-like protein LSm1 codes for the protein MNYYTPGTARLIEDLDKKHLVLLRDGRTLIGFLRSIDQFANLVLHQTLERIYVGQKYGDIPRGIFIVRGENVVLVGEIDLDKESASTLQRVTIENILAELRQEKDARSRADKLKIRASKERGLMLPYPDSLDDY